A region of the Chryseobacterium cucumeris genome:
GGTGCTGGAAAAAACAGACAACGCAAATACAGATTTTCAGTTGTATGCTGACCTTTCTGTTCTTCCGCATTTTGATACCGCATTAACTGATGATCATACTCCTGAAGAAGTTCTGAAGATCAGAGAGGATATTAACCGTTCAGCAGGGGTGATATTTTCTACACCGGAATATATTTTCAGTATTCCCGGAAGATTAAAAAATCTATTGGAGTGGTGTGTTTCCACAACGGTATTTTCTGAAAAACCTGTTGCTGTGATCACGGCTTCCGCCAGCGGAGAAAGAGGACATGAAGAGTTATTATTGATTTTAAAAACTCTCGGAGCTGTAGCAGATGATAAACATCAGGTATTAATAAAAGGGATAAAAGGCAAATTTGAAAGCAATGGCTTACTGGAAAGTAATACCTTTGCCAAAGTATCAAAATTAGTAACAGATTTTAGAACCTCTGTTTCATAATTAAAATTTAGAATATTGAATAAGAAAGGAATTTTACTAGTCAACCTCGGATCACCGAGATCAACAGCTGTAAACGACGTAAAGGAATATCTTGATGAATTTCTGATGGATGAAAGGGTGATTGATTACCGTTGGATCTTTCGTGCACTTCTTGTACAGGGAATCATTCTGAAAACAAGACCTGCAAAATCTGCTGAAGCGTATAAAACAGTCTGGACCGATAAAGGTTCTCCACTGATCGTTATTACTGAACAAATTCAGAAAAAGCTTCAGAAAGTAGTAGACGTTCCTGTGGAAATCGGAATGAGATATGCACAACCAAGCATTGAAACCGGAATCCGGAAACTGGTTGATCAGGGAATCACTGAAATTGTTCTTTTTCCACTATATCCTCAATATGCGATGAGCACCACGGAAACGGTTATTGAAAAGGCCGAAGAGGTAAGAAAAAAGAAGTTTCCCGGTATAAAAATTAATTATATTCAGCCTTTTTATAACAGAGATATTTATATCAATTGTCTTGCAGAAAGTATTAAAGAGAAGCTTCCTGAAAATTTCGATGCATTGCAGTTTTCTTACCATGGTGTTCCGGAAAGACATATTTATAAAACAGATCCTACAAAGACCTGTAACCTTAATGACTGTTGTTCCAGAGATGATAATCCAAGTCATCAGTTCTGCTACCGTCACCAATGTTATAAAACAACGCAGCTTGTTATTGACAAACTGAATTTACCTAAAGAAAAAACGATTGTTTCTTTCCAGTCAAGATTAGGAAAAGATAAATGGATTGAGCCATATACCGACGAAACATTGGAAACAATTGGTAAAAAAGGGATCAAAAACCTGGCCATTGTATGTCCGGCTTTCGTTTCTGACTGTCTTGAAACCCTGGAAGAAATTTCTGTGGAAGGAAAAGAACAGTTCATGCATGGTGGTGGAGAAAATTTCCATTATATCCCATGTCTGAATGATGAAGACCGATGGATTGAAGTGGTAAAAACACTTTGTGAAGAAAAACTTAATGATTTCTATTTAGTATAATTTTTTTTGCTAAAAATATACAAAAGGCCACAAGAATTAACTTGCGGCCTTTTCATTGAATATATTAAAGATTTGATTTGGTTATTTTTTAATCAGGTTTCCTGCTTTTTCTCCGTTGACCAATACAATGTATACTCCCGGAAGAATATTAGAAGGAAGCTGAATGTTCAGTTTATTTGTCCCATCAGTAATTTCAACTTTTTCTGAAATTTCTTTTTTACCTGTAAGGCTTACCAGTTCTACAATTCCTTTTCCTGATTTTCCTTCAAAGTTGATGGTAAATCTGTCTGTTGCAGGATTCGGGCTTATCGTGTACAGTGCTGTATCTGCTGTTGCCATTTTTCCTGCCGGAGAAGTTCCACCTCCTACACCTACAGCATTCCATGCATTTTTAACCTGAGTCACTTCATTGCTGGTTGCTCCGTATAAATCAGTAGCTGCCTGAATAGAATAGGTTCTTGCATTGGCATATGTTGAAGAAGAGGTCAGATAAGTTGTCAATGTTCTATATGCAATGGCTCCAGCCTTATCAAGTCCTATTGCGGAAACATTGTAAGCAAAACCTTTGTCATTCGTACCGGAACCTCCTGTTACTAACAGATAATACCAGAAGTTAAGTACACCTGAATTGGTATGAACCCCACAATAATCATTAGACTGGCTTGGAGTAACGCAACCTGAAGTGGTGGTAGTTTTCCAGTAGGTTCCCATATAGGTATCCGGCTGGCTGTATGCGTTAGGGTTAGCCATATTCCTGATTACATAATTGAAATCTTCTCCCAGTGTCCAGCTTGCCTGTGTAGGTCTTGCCCAACGTTCAATGGTGTTTCCAAATATATCTGAGAAGCCTTCATTTAATGCTCCTGATTCTCTTTGATACGCAAGGTTAGCTGTTTTGGATGTTAATCCATGCGTAATTTCATGGCCGCAAACATCAAGTGCTGTTAATGGTTTTCCTCCGTTTGTAGTGGAACTACCATCTCCATAGGTCATTCTGGAACCATCCCAAAATGCATTAAAATAGTTGGTAGAATAGTGAACATAGGATTTAATAGCAAAGTTATTATTATCAATACTCTTACGTCCGTATTTTGTATAGAAGTAATCCACTGTCATTTCTGCTCCCCAATGGGCATCTGTAGCATATTGATCTTTATTGGTATTGACATTATTCCAGTTGTTGTCCGTATCTGTAAAGTCTACTGCAGAAGCATAGCTTGTTCCTTTTTTCAGGTTATAAGTTTCTACTGAAGTTCCTCCGTTTCTTCCTGTTTCTCTTAATCTGTAGCTTCCGTTATAAGAGTCTGTAGTGATGCTGCGGGTTCCGCTATATCCTGTAACGGCTGTTCCCGGTGTGTTTACTTCGTGAATAATGGCATCTACTCCCAGCACTTTTCCATTTTTAGCATCTACAAAAACATATTGTCTGCTTAATGGTTTTTCTGCATAGATATCGAATTTATAGGCTAGCCTTAAATCATTCAGCTTGTCATCATCAGGATTTGAATAATAAACCAATTCACCTTTTGGAGCATAGCTTGCATTGGGATCACCGGTTTCTTTTTTAAGAAAATCTTCTTCTTCTTTATTTTTCCATTTATAGGATTCTGCTCCTACAAATGACAAAGCGCTCTGTAAAGCAGCATTTTCAGCAAGACTGGCTGTTTTATCAAGTCCTTTCGGAACTTTAATAACCCATTTTCCTGATTGTCCTACAATTTTACCGTCTTTTGTCTGTACCGCCATCATTCCGTATTCTACAGGAATATCATTAACGGTCTGTTGAAATCTTTGAGTTTCAAAGCCTAATGCATCTTTTTCTAACCCTAGTTTACGAGCCTGCCCCGGAGAAAGCCTCTGAGAAGCTTCGTCAAATAAAACAGGGGCTCCCTGATAGGAAGGGGCATTTTTTTCAAATCTCATAAATTCAGCATGTAATCCGCTTTTTCCCGGAACTAATTTTGATGGTGTGTTTTGCCCAAAGACAAAAGAGCATGCAGCAACGCTTGCTACTAAGATAAATTTCGTTTTCATATTAATATTGGTTGATTGTGGTGACGAATTTATAAACTTTTCACAATAAAACAACAAAAACAATGAATAAAATTCAATTGATATTATAAATCAATAAATAAAACATAATAATGATTTTAAAACAAAGAAAATTATTTAAATATATTTTTTTTGTAATATGAATTTTATGTTAAAAAATTTAACTAAAATCAATTTTTTGTGAATTATTATTTTTCACTATGCAGTGCATTATAATGTAAAAAATTAATCCTAATCTACGGTCTGGAGGATAAATTCTGTTCAATAGAATCAAAAAAAAGGAACCATCTTAACAGACAGTCCCATTTTATATGATATTTTTATCGTATTACTACCTACCTCTTGTTGGCAATTGGTGTTCTGAATTCCCCATAACCCATCAAACCATCATAATTTCTTCCGAAAGGTGCATAATAAAGAAAAGCCTGATAGAGATTTTCTGTCTGCCAGAAATTACCGTTTATTTCTCCAAAGTTCAGAGAACCGTTTCCTTCTTTTGTTGCTAATACATAGTTATAAAAACCTTGTTTCAGGAATATTTTCGCGACATACTGTTTGGTAGATGCGTCATACTGCATTTGATTTTCCTTGCTGGGTTTAAAATTATTAAATCCTCCCAGTACATAAATTTCTTTATCCACAGGATCGGAATCCAGATAGAAGTGAACCCATGAATAATCAGCTTCTCTTTCTGCGTCTCTCTCTCTTCCCAAGTCGTTTCTTCTGTAGTACCAGGCTCCATTCACATCCGGCTGATACTGATAATTTAAAGGAAACGCCCATACCGGATGAAGATAAGTCTGGTTAACATCATCTTTTATTTCAGCAGCACGCACCATATCTGCGGCCATATTCATATTTTTATTATCGAAATAATAAAACTCATTATCTCCCGGAAAAACAAGATTCATCTGCTGAAACAATACCTGATTTCCTAAAACACTGCTCGGTTTAAGATTGGAAATCACCATATTCGGATTATTATTCTGCATCACATTCATCGTGATTGAATTGACGTTGGAAGAAATATCTCCGCCTTTCGGAGAAACATTCACTTCTACCCTCTGGTTAACGTTGGGATTTTTCGCATCTGCAAATCTTGAAATATTTAACCCCACAGACGTTACATCTTCTACCAGATAAAATCTCTTTTTGAACAGAGGCTGGTCTGCCGAATCTTTGTAGACAATCAGTTCATAATTCCCTGAGACTTTCAGCTGGATTTTATCATTCGGGAAAACAAGTTTATAGTGGGTATAAGCCTGTAATGTATTGAAAGAATACTGAAACTGATCCAGCAGTGCATTCATACTTCCGGTAGCAAATTCTGTAAAAAACAGATTATCTTCATTCCAGTTTCTGTCGTAATGTTTGAAGGTATACCTATAGATCTGACTGCCGTTTGTAAGATCATCAAAGCCTAAAACCAATTGTTCACCAATTTTAATGACAGGGGTTTCATCATTGGTCTGAGGGTTGAACAGCTGAATACTTTGGATATTTTGTCCAAAAACCAGTCCGCCCAAAGAAAGTAAGAGTATTCGCAAAGTTTTCATTATGACGAAGATAACGAAAAATAGCCATTTTCTTAATAATATCGTATTTTTGAATAAAAAATATTCAGATATGCTTCAGATTCAAGGTTTCGTATTCAACTTTGCGAGTGAAAATACTTACATCGTCTATAACGAAAATAAAAATGCCTGGTTAATCGATCCGGGAAATATGAATGCTCAGGAGACTCAGGCTATAGATAATTTTATTACTGAAAAAGGACTGAAGATTCAGAAAATTCTTTTAACCCATGCTCATATTGATCATGTTTTGGGCCTTCAGTGGGCTTTTGACAAATTCAATGTTCCTGTGAATATGCATCAGGAAGACCAGGAAGTTCTGGATATGCTTCAGGCGAGCGGGATGAGATTCGGAATGCAGATCAATCCGGTAAAAGTGGATGTAGAATATATAAAGGAAGGTGATGAACTTGATCTGGATGGAGAAAAATTCAAAATATATCATGTTCCGGGACATTCTCCAGGAAGTGTTGTCTATCATAACGAAGCACAAAAATTCATGATTTCCGGTGATGTTCTTTTTGAAGGAAGTATCGGAAGAACAGATCTGTATAAAGGAAATTATGATCAGCTGATTGAAGGAATTAAATCAAAACTTTTCATTCTGGATAATGATACCCAGGTTTTCTCAGGACATGGAAATCCTACATCTATTGGTTTTGAGAAACAGTATAATCCTTTTTTGAAGTAAACAATCTATTTAAACCTCATGCAGATAATGCAGATTCCTTCGAGATGAAATGATTTAAGTTTATTAAAAAATACTCATATAGCTAATCATTAAGAAGGATTTAAGTAATAAAGAATAGTTAAGATGAATCATTCTGATTTTTAAGCATAAAGCGCTGCTTATCTTAATACTCTCAAATGCTTAATGATAAACCTTTTTGTTTCAAAAAATAAAATTTAATCTTCATTAACAGGTCGCTCCTACGGAGCTTTATTTTACGGTGATCTTATTATTTTTCTATTAACAGTTGATCCCGATGGGATCAAATCCAGCTCCAGTAGGAGCTAACTGTTAATAGACGTATATGTTTTAACATTAGAGCTCCGGAGGAGCGACCTGTTAATCCATGCCATAAATATTGATATTTCCAATGTATTTAGACTTTTTATCGGACAGTTATGATAAAAAATACAAAACCGTCAGAAAATTCTGACGGTTTTGCTGTTATAAAGAAATAGAATTTAGAAATCCAATGTGATGGATGCTCTGGCAGCAGCTCCCATGATAGGTCTGGCCATGATGATTCCGTCTCCATTGGGCGATCCTGCTCTTGGATCTCCTTCTGTAATCCCGATGGTGTTAAAGATATTGGTTCCATCCACTGCAAAGCGTATTCTTCCTAACTGGTAAGACATTCCCGCTCCAAATTCTGTGAAAGAAGGCAAAGTCTGTACATTCTTCTCATCCTGGAAGCGTTTTCCATAATAATTCATACTTACATAGGCTCTCCATGATTTGGTAATATTCACAGCCGGTGAAATATTGAAGAAAAATTTAGGCATCCTTCTTACTACATTTCCTTCAAGAACACTTCCGGCCTCAAGGTTTTT
Encoded here:
- a CDS encoding NADPH-dependent FMN reductase, encoding MPPGKKIVVIIGSASANSSNQKLMEQVLEKTDNANTDFQLYADLSVLPHFDTALTDDHTPEEVLKIREDINRSAGVIFSTPEYIFSIPGRLKNLLEWCVSTTVFSEKPVAVITASASGERGHEELLLILKTLGAVADDKHQVLIKGIKGKFESNGLLESNTFAKVSKLVTDFRTSVS
- the hemH gene encoding ferrochelatase; this translates as MNKKGILLVNLGSPRSTAVNDVKEYLDEFLMDERVIDYRWIFRALLVQGIILKTRPAKSAEAYKTVWTDKGSPLIVITEQIQKKLQKVVDVPVEIGMRYAQPSIETGIRKLVDQGITEIVLFPLYPQYAMSTTETVIEKAEEVRKKKFPGIKINYIQPFYNRDIYINCLAESIKEKLPENFDALQFSYHGVPERHIYKTDPTKTCNLNDCCSRDDNPSHQFCYRHQCYKTTQLVIDKLNLPKEKTIVSFQSRLGKDKWIEPYTDETLETIGKKGIKNLAIVCPAFVSDCLETLEEISVEGKEQFMHGGGENFHYIPCLNDEDRWIEVVKTLCEEKLNDFYLV
- a CDS encoding M4 family metallopeptidase, translated to MKTKFILVASVAACSFVFGQNTPSKLVPGKSGLHAEFMRFEKNAPSYQGAPVLFDEASQRLSPGQARKLGLEKDALGFETQRFQQTVNDIPVEYGMMAVQTKDGKIVGQSGKWVIKVPKGLDKTASLAENAALQSALSFVGAESYKWKNKEEEDFLKKETGDPNASYAPKGELVYYSNPDDDKLNDLRLAYKFDIYAEKPLSRQYVFVDAKNGKVLGVDAIIHEVNTPGTAVTGYSGTRSITTDSYNGSYRLRETGRNGGTSVETYNLKKGTSYASAVDFTDTDNNWNNVNTNKDQYATDAHWGAEMTVDYFYTKYGRKSIDNNNFAIKSYVHYSTNYFNAFWDGSRMTYGDGSSTTNGGKPLTALDVCGHEITHGLTSKTANLAYQRESGALNEGFSDIFGNTIERWARPTQASWTLGEDFNYVIRNMANPNAYSQPDTYMGTYWKTTTTSGCVTPSQSNDYCGVHTNSGVLNFWYYLLVTGGSGTNDKGFAYNVSAIGLDKAGAIAYRTLTTYLTSSSTYANARTYSIQAATDLYGATSNEVTQVKNAWNAVGVGGGTSPAGKMATADTALYTISPNPATDRFTINFEGKSGKGIVELVSLTGKKEISEKVEITDGTNKLNIQLPSNILPGVYIVLVNGEKAGNLIKK
- a CDS encoding DUF5103 domain-containing protein; amino-acid sequence: MKTLRILLLSLGGLVFGQNIQSIQLFNPQTNDETPVIKIGEQLVLGFDDLTNGSQIYRYTFKHYDRNWNEDNLFFTEFATGSMNALLDQFQYSFNTLQAYTHYKLVFPNDKIQLKVSGNYELIVYKDSADQPLFKKRFYLVEDVTSVGLNISRFADAKNPNVNQRVEVNVSPKGGDISSNVNSITMNVMQNNNPNMVISNLKPSSVLGNQVLFQQMNLVFPGDNEFYYFDNKNMNMAADMVRAAEIKDDVNQTYLHPVWAFPLNYQYQPDVNGAWYYRRNDLGRERDAEREADYSWVHFYLDSDPVDKEIYVLGGFNNFKPSKENQMQYDASTKQYVAKIFLKQGFYNYVLATKEGNGSLNFGEINGNFWQTENLYQAFLYYAPFGRNYDGLMGYGEFRTPIANKR
- a CDS encoding MBL fold metallo-hydrolase, with the translated sequence MLQIQGFVFNFASENTYIVYNENKNAWLIDPGNMNAQETQAIDNFITEKGLKIQKILLTHAHIDHVLGLQWAFDKFNVPVNMHQEDQEVLDMLQASGMRFGMQINPVKVDVEYIKEGDELDLDGEKFKIYHVPGHSPGSVVYHNEAQKFMISGDVLFEGSIGRTDLYKGNYDQLIEGIKSKLFILDNDTQVFSGHGNPTSIGFEKQYNPFLK